In Mycobacterium sp. JS623, one genomic interval encodes:
- a CDS encoding ester cyclase has product MADSMDDAVRELVECFYAALDRRDWPTVEALVSPRLVVEVGSSEPFGWAEWRANLEEFIRGFPDGRHEIEEVLVDGSHGITRCRFTGTHTGEFRGIAPTGTKVSIAGIHIDRFQGDSLVAHRGQLDLYGLIEQLNSPASD; this is encoded by the coding sequence GTGGCTGATTCGATGGATGACGCGGTCCGGGAACTCGTAGAGTGCTTCTACGCCGCGCTGGACAGGCGGGACTGGCCGACGGTCGAAGCCCTGGTGTCGCCCCGGTTGGTCGTTGAGGTCGGCAGTTCGGAACCCTTCGGCTGGGCCGAGTGGCGCGCGAATCTGGAGGAGTTCATTCGCGGCTTTCCGGATGGCCGCCACGAAATTGAGGAAGTCCTCGTCGATGGTTCCCACGGCATCACGCGGTGCCGGTTCACCGGCACCCACACCGGTGAGTTCCGAGGCATTGCGCCGACAGGCACCAAAGTGTCGATCGCGGGCATCCACATCGACCGATTCCAGGGCGATTCGTTGGTGGCACACCGCGGCCAACTCGACCTGTACGGCCTAATAGAGCAGCTCAACAGTCCTGCGTCAGATTGA
- a CDS encoding mycofactocin-coupled SDR family oxidoreductase, with amino-acid sequence MALQLEGKVAFITGAARGQGRSHAVRFAEAGADIIAFDLCDQIDSVAYQMATPEDLDETVNLVEKTGRRIVAEQGDVRDFERLKTAVANGVAELGRLDFVLANAGILPMVGEQAQQISAFDDAIAVMLNGVYYTIEAALPALIESGDGGAIVITSSVAGLSGMHVKLSQKTHGGAGYLAAKHGVVGIMRGYANMLAEKNIRVNTVHPTGLNSAMIVNPQVEQLLAEQPEYAAAFENLLPVPLIEAGDISEAMLYLCGPSGRYITGIQLPVDAGFLVR; translated from the coding sequence ATGGCGTTGCAACTGGAGGGAAAAGTCGCTTTCATCACCGGCGCTGCCAGGGGGCAGGGCCGTTCGCATGCCGTTCGGTTCGCCGAGGCTGGCGCCGACATCATCGCGTTCGACCTGTGCGACCAGATCGACAGCGTCGCCTACCAAATGGCAACGCCGGAAGATCTCGACGAAACGGTGAACCTCGTAGAGAAGACCGGCCGCCGCATCGTGGCCGAACAGGGTGACGTTCGCGACTTCGAACGGCTCAAGACGGCGGTCGCCAACGGTGTTGCCGAACTCGGGCGGTTGGACTTCGTCCTCGCCAACGCCGGGATCTTGCCGATGGTCGGCGAACAGGCACAGCAGATTTCGGCTTTCGACGACGCCATCGCCGTCATGCTCAACGGGGTGTACTACACGATCGAGGCGGCGCTGCCCGCACTAATCGAAAGCGGAGACGGCGGCGCCATCGTGATCACCAGTTCGGTGGCCGGGCTGTCGGGTATGCACGTGAAGCTCAGTCAGAAGACTCACGGTGGAGCCGGCTATTTGGCCGCCAAGCATGGGGTGGTCGGCATTATGCGCGGCTACGCAAACATGCTCGCCGAGAAGAATATTCGGGTAAACACCGTGCACCCCACAGGGTTGAACAGCGCGATGATCGTCAATCCGCAAGTCGAACAGTTGCTGGCAGAGCAGCCCGAGTACGCGGCGGCATTCGAAAATCTGCTGCCGGTTCCGCTGATCGAGGCCGGTGACATCAGTGAGGCGATGCTCTACCTCTGCGGACCGTCGGGTCGCTACATCACCGGCATCCAGCTTCCCGTCGACGCGGGCTTCCTGGTCAGATAG
- a CDS encoding cryptochrome/photolyase family protein — MPTLLWFRRDLRLHDLPPLLDAAASDGEVLACYLLDPRLTASAGPRRLQYLYDALRDLHESLDGRLHVTRGRPEKVIPKLAKEIGASSVHVSADYSPFGRRRDVAVRSALGDVALEEAGSPYLVSPGRVAKSDGTPYKVFTPFFDAWRRHGWRPPADSDANSARWIEPADLPGGVNIPDSGVELELPAGETAARKQWARFVDGGLEDYADDRDRPDLDATSRMSAHLKFGTIHPRTMAADVNSGKGAQAFLRELAFRDFYAAVLHEWPDSAWWNWNKSFDAIQVDEDQELFEAWKAGRTGFPIVDAGMRQLSQTGFMHNRVRMIVASFLVKDLHLPWQWGARWFLEQLVDGDIANNQHGWQWAAGCGTDAAPYFRVFNPVTQGKKFDPDGTYVRRWVPEVDDDSYPAPIVDHAAERKEALRRYSAI; from the coding sequence ATGCCCACGCTGTTGTGGTTTCGGCGCGATCTGCGGCTGCACGACCTACCGCCGCTGCTCGACGCCGCGGCCTCAGATGGCGAAGTGCTGGCCTGCTATCTGCTGGACCCGCGGCTGACCGCGTCGGCCGGGCCGCGCCGACTCCAGTATCTGTACGACGCGCTGCGGGATCTCCACGAGTCCCTCGATGGGCGGCTGCATGTCACGCGCGGTCGGCCCGAGAAGGTCATTCCCAAGCTCGCCAAGGAAATTGGTGCCAGCTCGGTGCATGTGTCGGCAGACTATTCGCCATTTGGCCGGCGACGCGACGTCGCTGTTCGTAGTGCGCTGGGTGACGTGGCGCTCGAGGAAGCCGGTTCGCCATATTTGGTGTCCCCTGGCCGTGTCGCCAAGAGCGACGGCACGCCGTACAAGGTGTTCACCCCGTTTTTCGATGCGTGGCGACGGCACGGCTGGCGTCCGCCGGCCGACTCGGATGCCAACTCGGCGCGCTGGATCGAACCCGCCGACTTACCTGGCGGCGTGAACATCCCTGATTCCGGAGTGGAGTTGGAACTGCCTGCGGGCGAGACCGCGGCCCGCAAGCAATGGGCGAGATTCGTTGACGGCGGGCTGGAAGACTACGCCGACGACCGTGACCGCCCCGACCTCGACGCCACCAGCCGAATGTCGGCTCACCTGAAGTTCGGCACCATTCACCCGCGCACGATGGCCGCCGACGTGAACAGCGGCAAGGGCGCCCAGGCATTCCTGCGGGAGCTGGCATTCCGTGACTTCTACGCGGCGGTACTCCATGAGTGGCCCGATAGCGCGTGGTGGAACTGGAACAAATCGTTCGATGCGATCCAGGTCGACGAGGACCAAGAATTATTCGAGGCATGGAAGGCCGGCCGCACAGGTTTTCCCATTGTGGATGCCGGCATGCGCCAGCTCTCGCAGACCGGGTTCATGCACAACCGGGTGCGGATGATCGTCGCGTCGTTTTTGGTCAAGGATCTGCACCTGCCGTGGCAGTGGGGCGCGCGGTGGTTTCTGGAGCAGTTGGTGGACGGCGATATCGCCAACAATCAACACGGTTGGCAGTGGGCGGCCGGCTGTGGCACCGACGCCGCGCCGTACTTCCGGGTGTTCAACCCCGTTACACAGGGCAAGAAGTTCGACCCGGACGGCACCTACGTCCGACGGTGGGTGCCAGAGGTCGACGACGACAGCTATCCCGCCCCGATCGTCGACCACGCGGCGGAACGCAAGGAGGCGCTGCGACGCTACAGCGCTATCTGA
- a CDS encoding DUF2631 domain-containing protein, which translates to MANTEVERHTGVDVEDVPSAEWGWSKENHKLIHIGGLLSAGFLLLMLRGNHVGHVEDVFLIAFAILLVVVVARDWWLRRRGWIR; encoded by the coding sequence GTGGCCAACACCGAGGTGGAACGACACACCGGCGTCGACGTCGAAGATGTGCCCTCCGCGGAATGGGGCTGGTCCAAGGAGAACCACAAGCTGATCCATATCGGCGGGCTGCTGTCGGCCGGCTTCCTGCTGCTGATGCTGAGGGGCAACCACGTCGGCCACGTCGAGGACGTCTTCCTGATCGCCTTCGCAATCCTTCTCGTCGTAGTGGTCGCGCGCGACTGGTGGCTGCGCCGGCGCGGCTGGATCCGGTAG